The Populus alba chromosome 6, ASM523922v2, whole genome shotgun sequence genome contains a region encoding:
- the LOC118043820 gene encoding calcium-dependent protein kinase 26 — MGNNNCIGSRVSRDGIFQTISSSVWWARSKDCLITMKENVDGLSLYRVQELPFHAQNKPPEQMKIAREEIINQVPSPPKTKENATVPSEIIMEVEESRPAKPASEKEVKKPAEPTRPNKPLVKRTPSAGLQVDSVLKTRTGHLREYYNLGRKLGRGQFGTTFLCVEKATGKEYACKSIAKRNLLTADDVEDVRREIQIMHHLAGHPNVISINGAYEDAVAVHVVMELCAGGELFDRIIKRGHYTERKAAQLTRTIVGVIEACHSLGVMHRDLKPENFLFVNEREDSPLKAIDFGLSVFFKPGEILNDVVGSPYYVAPEVLCKRYGPEADVWSAGVMVYILLCGVPPFWAEKEHDIFEEVLHGHLDFTSNPWPKVSASAKDLIRRMLVRDPKKRLTAHEVLCHPWVRDDGVAPDKPLDPAVLSRLKQFSAMNKIKKMALRIIADNLSEEEIAGLKEIFKMIDTDNSGQITFEELKVGLRRFGANLTEAEIYSLLRAADVDNSGTIDYMEFITATLHLHKVEKEDHLFAAFSYFDKDGSGYITIDELQQACNEFGMDDVHLEEMIREVDQDNDGSIDYNEFVAMMQRGNTELVKNGLQGKNLSIGFREALSVY; from the exons ATGGGGAATAATAATTGTATTGGATCAAGGGTTTCCAGGGATGGTATCTTTCAAACAATCTCTTCTTCTGTTTGGTGGGCTCGATCGAAGGATTGCTTGATCACTATGAAAGAAAATGTTGATGGGTTGTCCTTGTATAGAGTGCAAGAACTTCCTTTCCATGCTCAAAACAAGCCTCCGGAGCAAATGAAGATAGCTAGGGAAGAGATAATTAATCAAGTACCATCGCCtccaaaaacaaaggaaaatgcaACTGTACCATCGGAGATTATCATGGAGGTTGAAGAGAGTAGACCGGCAAAGCCAGCAAGTGAAAAGGAAGTGAAAAAACCAGCAGAGCCCACGAGACCAAATAAGCCTCTCGTTAAGAGGACACCAAGTGCAGGACTGCAGGTAGATTCAGTGTTGAAGACAAGAACCGGTCATTTGAGGGAGTACTACAACTTGGGGAGGAAGCTTGGCCGTGGTCAATTTGGGACAACTTTTCTTTGTGTGGAAAAAGCAACTGGAAAAGAGTATGCTTGCAAGTCGATTGCGAAAAGGAATCTATTGACAGCAGATGATGTGGAGGATGTAAGGAGGGAAATTCAGATAATGCATCACCTGGCAGGGCACCCTAATGTTATCTCTATCAACGGGGCGTACGAAGATGCTGTGGCAGTTCATGTTGTGATGGAATTGTGTGCTGGTGGTGAGCTCTTTGATAGGATTATTAAGCGAGGACATTACACAGAAAGAAAGGCAGCTCAACTCACTAGGACTATAGTTGGTGTTATAGAAGCCTGCCATTCCTTAGGGGTCATGCATCGGGATCTCAAGCCTGAGAACTTTCTCTTTGTCAATGAGCGTGAGGATTCACCTCTCAAGGCAATAGATTTtggattatcagtattcttcaAGCCTG GGGAGATTTTAAATGATGTGGTTGGAAGCCCATATTATGTTGCACCTGAAGTTCTGTGCAAGCGCTATGGTCCAGAAGCAGATGTTTGGAGTGCTGGAGTGATGGTTTATATCCTCTTATGTGGGGTACCTCCATTTTGGGCTG AAAAGGAACATGACATATTTGAGGAGGTCTTGCATGGTCATCTGGATTTCACATCAAATCCCTGGCCTAAGGTCTCTGCAAGTGCAAAAGATTTGATTAGGAGAATGCTTGTCAGAGACCCTAAGAAGCGACTTACTGCCCATGAAGTTCTTT GTCACCCTTGGGTTCGTGATGATGGGGTGGCTCCAGACAAGCCTCTAGATCCTGCAGTATTAAGTCGCTTGAAGCAGTTTTCTGCAATGAACAAGATTAAGAAAATGGCTCTTAGA ATCATTGCCGATAACCTATCTGAAGAAGAAATTGCTGGCTTAAAAGAGATATTTAAGATGATAGACACAGACAATAGTGGTCAAATTACTTTCGAAGAACTCAAAGTAGGACTGAGAAGATTTGGTGCAAATCTCACTGAGGCTGAAATTTATTCTCTACTGCGAGCA GCAGATGTTGATAACAGTGGCACAATAGATTACATGGAGTTCATAACTGCCACATTACATTTACACAAAGTTGAAAAGGAAGATCATCTATTTGCAGCCTTCTCATATTTTGACAAGGATGGTAGTGGCTATATCACCATAGATGAACTCCAACAAGCCTGTAATGAATTCGGCATGGATGACGTTCACTTAGAAGAAATGATTCGAGAAGTTGATCAAGATAAT GATGGTAGCATAGATTACAATGAATTTGTGGCCATGATGCAGAGAGGCAACACCGAATTGGTTAAGAACGGTTTACAGGGTAAGAATTTAAGCATTGGATTTAGGGAGGCCCTATCAGTCTATTAA
- the LOC118043821 gene encoding protein WVD2-like 4, which translates to MEGDNAVKTNEETITEEIHVEAPVVAPEKEEKKATNGERPLKANETSKHVAKTEGLNSSGIASRGAASVSERKLSNALKEPALRKGAGSKNSKLAKDKPNVKGSGPFSHSQRPILSQSLSFPAKGVRANNMRKSIEGHPLKTAVKLARDEGTKVQVPFSNGSVTSSPRFNQANRLAPAGANSKESNINGSKTLSKQTSSTSKSSSQQAASVKSSSLTEAAKCPPPQVSESAADQNSKPETTTLSSKEEDDTHSTTSSATLSGRRSSGSGFSFRLEERAEKRKEFFSKLEEKIHAKEIEQTNLQAKSKESQEAEIKKLRKSLTFKAAPMPCFYKEPPPKVELKKIPTTRAKSPKLGRRKSSTTSMNNSLEDVGSSFSPRASHSPLLNQESSNPTKGVQRNGNVDNGASKTPVRKSQPKLQSHQMTANGMEGKTVKSKAKLPGAESQTQKANVEKVEVNVNNSMKVPVCENAIETMPENNTPQNNGPVLSSPNPEIMLPQVTVGG; encoded by the exons ATGGAGGGTGACAATGCAGTTAAAACGAATGAGGAAACTATTACTGAGGAAATTCATGTCGAAGCACCTGTTGTGGCaccagaaaaggaagaaaaaaaagctaccAATGGTGAAAGACCTCTAAAAGCCAATGAAACATCTAAGCATGTTGCCAAAACTGAAGGTCTTAATTCCTCTGGCATAGCAAGTAGAGGTGCAGCAAGTGTTTCTGAAAGAAAACTCTCAAATGCCTTAAAG GAACCTGCTCTGAGGAAAGGCGCTGGTTCAAAGAACAGCAAACTGGCCAAGGATAAGCCTAATGTGAAAGGCTCAGGTCCATTTTCTCATAGCCAGAGGCCAATACTTTCGCAGAGTCTTTCATTTCCAGCAAAAGGCGTGCGAGCTAATAATATGAGGAAGAGCATCGAGGGACACCCACTCAAAACTGCTGTCAAGCTTGCCCGGGATGAAGGAACAAAGGTGCAGGTTCCCTTTTCCAATGGATCAGTCACTTCAAGTCCCCGTTTCAATCAAGCCAACAGGCTTGCACCCGCTGGAGCGAATTCAAAGGAATCAAATATTAATGGTAGTAAGACTTTAAGTAAGCAGACTTCCTCCACAAGCAAGTCTAGCAGTCAACAGGCTGCG TCTGTGAAATCAAGTTCTTTGACTGAAGCTGCAAAGTGCCCTCCACCCCAGGTTTCTGA GTCTGCTGCTgatcaaaactcaaaacctgAGACAACCACATTGTCAAGCAAAGAAGAAGATGACACCCATTCCACAACTTC TAGTGCCACTCTTAGTGGGCGGAGAAGTAGTGGCTCTGGATTCTCCTTCAGATTGGAAGAACGTGCTGAGAAACGGAAGGAG TTCTTTTCAAAGCTTGAAGAGAAGATCCATGCTAAAGAAATAGAACAAACTAACTTGCAGGCAAAATCAAAG GAGAGCCAGGAAGCAGAGATCAAGAAACTGAGGAAGAGTTTGACATTTAAAGCTGCACCTATGCCATGTTTTTATAAAGAGCCTCCTCCAAAAGTGGAACTAAAGAAG ATACCGACTACTCGTGCAAAATCGCCGAAGCTTGGAAGGCGCAAGAGCTCTACCACTTCAATGAACAATTCTTTGGAAGATGTTGGATCTTCTTTTAGCCCACGAGCTTCTCACAGCCCACTTCTGAACCAAGAATCAAGCAACCCAACCAAAGGAGTTCAGAGAAATGGTAACGTGGATAATGGTGCTTCAAAGACACCAGTTAGGAAGTCCCAGCCTAAGCTTCAGTCTCACCAAATGACAGCCAATGGAATGGAAGGAAAGACTGTCAAGTCCAAAGCGAAGCTACCAGGAGCAGAGAGTCAAACCCAGAAAGCTAATGTCGAAAAAGTGGAAGTAAACGTGAATAACTCCATGAAAGTTCCTGTATGTGAGAATGCAATTGAGACCATGCCCGAAAACAACACTCCTCAGAACAATGGACCAGTTTTGTCCTCGCCCAATCCTGAGATTATGCTCCCTCAAGTCACAGTTGGAGGGTGA